GGCGGCCCGCCGGCCCCGGTATCGAGCAGCCGCGCCATCGCCGGACTGAACAGGTGCTGGTGGTGATCCGCAACGGGCACCGGGCCGGCGGCCGGCGACGGGTCCGCGCCGAAGGCCGGCGCGGCCAGCGCGGCGGCGGAGAATGTCAGGAAAGCGCGGCGGTGCATGGCGGCCTCACAGGTGGCGCAACGGGTGGGCCCACGTGGGCCAGGCAGGTTCGAAGAAGCGCGCCACCATGTCGTCGGTCACACCGTCCAGCGACGGCGGATTCCAGCGCGGCGCATTGTCCTTGTCGATCGCCAGCGCGCGCACGCCTTCGATCACTTCGCCGTGCTCGAACGTGCGGCGCACCAGGTTGCGCTCCATGCGCAGGCAATCGGCAATGCCCATCGTGGCACCGCGCCGCATCATCTCGAAGGTCACGCGCATCATCAGCGGCGAGCGGCGCTCCATCGCGGCCAGCGCGGTGCGCGCCACCGGATGATCGTCACTGCGCAGCGAAGCGACGATCTCGTCCACCGAGCGGTGCGCGAAATGGTCGTCGATCAGCGCGCGGTGCGCCTGCAGCGCGGACGGGCCCGCTTCATGGCGCAGCGAGCGGCCGAACAGCGCCACCGCTTCGCGCAGGCCCGCACCCGCCGTGGAGCCGACCAGGTCGGCCAGCTGCGGCAATTCGGAGGCCGGCACGTAGTGGTCGGCCAGGCCGCAATACAGGGCATCGGGCGCGTCGATCGCCAGCGCCGTCAGTGCCAGGTACACGCCCAGCTTGCCGGGCGCGCGGGACAGGAAGTAGCTGCCGCCCACATCGGGAAACAGGCCGATATTCACCTCCGGCATGGCCAGCCGCGTGCGGTCCGTCACCACCCGCACGCCGCATTGCGGGCCGCCCTGGGCGATGCCCATGCCGCCGCCCATCACCACGCCGTCCATCACGGCCACGTAGGGTTTCGGAAAGCAGTGCACGAGGTAGTTCAGCGCATATTCCTCGGTGAAGAAATCCTCGATCTGCGCGCTGCCGCCCTGCGGCGTGGCGCGACCGGCCGCGTGGAAGAAGCGGATGTCGCCGCCCGCGCACAGCGCCTTCTCGGTGGTGCTGCGGATGACCACGGCGGAAATGTCGTCATTGTCGCGCCAGTCCAGCAGGGTGCCGGTAATCGCCCGAATCATGTCGAGCGACAGCGCGTTCATGGCCTTGGGCCGGTCGAGGGTAATGAAGCCGGTGTCGTTACCCACCTTGGCATGGACGTGGTCGGTCATGGTGTCTCGTATCGTTGTCGTTATGGCCCCATTCTAGCCATGGATGCGAACCATGTGGCGGAAAGCTTTGCCCCGAATGTAAATGGGACACATGATGCGGATATAACAAAGGGCGCATTGCAAGCGCCCTTCTGTTGCACGGTACCTGCGGCGGTCGTTATGCAGCCGGCGCGGGAATCTCGCTCTCGCCTGCGCTCTCGTTCTCGCTCAGGTGCTTGATCGTTTCATGATTGTGGTTCTGCACTTTATCCTTGTGCTTCATGACCTGGCGGTCCAGCTTGTCGATCAGCGTGTCGATCGCCGCATACAGGTCGTGCGCGACACTTTCCACGAACACGGTCTTGCCCGACATGCGCAGGTTGATTTCCGCCTTCTGCCTTTTTTCCTTCTCGGTGAGATTATCTACACTCAGGATCACACTTACATCGATCAATTGATCGAAATGACGTCTAACGCGTTCCAGCTTGCTCTGCACATACTCGCGAATGGCAGGGGTTACGTCGATATGGTGTCCACTGATGGTCAGATTCATACACACACTCCTAAAGAAAATATTGCAGGTTCATGCGGTCTCCATTGACAAGACATGGAGGCGTAGAGGAACCCGAGCACAACCAGGATTTCTACAAGGACTTGCGGAGGCTGACTGGGGGAATTTTCAATGCTTCGCGATATTTGGCAACAGTGCGTCGCGCAATCACCATGCCTTGTTCACCCAGCATGTCCGCAATCTTACTGTCGGATAAAGGGTTCTTCGGGTCTTCGGCTCCTGTGAATTGCACGATCAGCGCCCGTATCGCAGTCGAGGAAGCTTCCCCACCAGCTTCGGTTGCGACATGGCTGCCAAAAAAATACTTCAACTCAAACATGCCGTGCGGGGTCAGCATATATTTTTGAGTTGTTACCCGAGAGATAGTGCTCTCGTGCAGGCCCAGTGTATCAGCAATTTCACGCAACACAAGGGGCCTCATTGCCACCGCGCCATGCGAGAAAAAGTTCTTCTGCCGCTCGACAATGGCCTGGGCCACCCGGAGGATCGTGTCGAAGCGCTGGCGCATGTTCTTGATCAGCCACTTGGCTTCCTGCAGCTGGGCATTCATCTGCGTTTCGCCCTTGCCCTGCTTGAGCAGGCTGGCATACAGCGCGTTGACGCGCAGGCGGGGCATCACGTCGTTGTTCAGCGTGACGATCCAGCCGTTGCGTCCCCGTTTCACGACGACATCCGGTACCACGTAGTCTGACACGTCGGCCGCGAACGCGGCGCCCGGATGCGGGTTGCACTGGCGGATCACGGCCTGCGCTTCGCGCAGGTCTTCGTCGTCGCAGTCGAGCGCCTTCTTCAGCTTGTTGAAATCGCGCTGCGCGAACCACTGCAGGTGTTTCTCGACGATGCACAGCGCCATCCGCCGCGTGACCAGCGGCACGCCCGACATGCGCCGGATCTGCAGCGCCAGGCATTCGGAGGCGTTGCGCGCGCCGATCCCGGCCGGGTCGAAGCTCTGCAGCAGCTTCAGCGCGGTGCGCAGCTCGTCGGCCTCGATTTCCAGTTCCTCGGGCAGGCGGGCATGGATCTCTTCCAGCCCTTCCTCGAGGTAGCCGTTGTCGTCGAGCGCATCGATGATCAGCTCGACCAGCCCACGGTCGCGCGGCTCCAGCACGGTCACGCGCATCTGTTCCATCAGGTGCTCGCGCAGGCTGCGGTGGCTCGCTTCGAGCTGGGGGCGGGAATCGTCGTCGTCCGGGCCCTTGCCGCTGCCGGCATTGCTCCAGTCGGTATCGCCGGCGCCGGCATCGAGGCCTTCGCCGTCGCCGCCTTCGAACGGCTCGGGTTCGGCCGCCGCCGGCGCATCCTGTGCCGGCGGCCCTTCCGGCGGCGCTTCGCCGTTGGGCTGCGCATTGTTGATGGCGCCATCGCCGAGCAGGCGCACCGAGCGGTCGAGCGGATCGTCGAGCCTCTCGAGCAGCGGGTTATCGGTCAGCAGCTGCTCCAGTTCCTGGTGCAGCTCCAGCGTGGACAGTTGCAGCAGGCGGATCGACTGCTGCAGCTGCGGTGTCAGCGCGAGGTGCTGGGAGGTGCGGAGTTGCAGAGACTGTTTCATGGCTGATCACATACGGAAATGTTCACCCAGATACACGCGGCGTACCGACTCGTCCGCAATGATGTCGTCGGGTCGGCCGGAGGCCAGTACGCTGCCCTGATTGATGATATACGCCCGGTCGCAGATGCCCAGCGTTTCGCGCACGTTATGATCCGTGATCAACACACCGATGCCGCGCCCTTTCAGGAAACGCACGATGCGCTGGATTTCGATCACGGCGATCGGATCGACGCCGGCGAACGGCTCGTCGAGCAGCACGAAGCGGGG
Above is a window of Pseudoduganella dura DNA encoding:
- a CDS encoding enoyl-CoA hydratase/isomerase family protein, which codes for MTDHVHAKVGNDTGFITLDRPKAMNALSLDMIRAITGTLLDWRDNDDISAVVIRSTTEKALCAGGDIRFFHAAGRATPQGGSAQIEDFFTEEYALNYLVHCFPKPYVAVMDGVVMGGGMGIAQGGPQCGVRVVTDRTRLAMPEVNIGLFPDVGGSYFLSRAPGKLGVYLALTALAIDAPDALYCGLADHYVPASELPQLADLVGSTAGAGLREAVALFGRSLRHEAGPSALQAHRALIDDHFAHRSVDEIVASLRSDDHPVARTALAAMERRSPLMMRVTFEMMRRGATMGIADCLRMERNLVRRTFEHGEVIEGVRALAIDKDNAPRWNPPSLDGVTDDMVARFFEPAWPTWAHPLRHL
- a CDS encoding RNA polymerase factor sigma-54 — its product is MKQSLQLRTSQHLALTPQLQQSIRLLQLSTLELHQELEQLLTDNPLLERLDDPLDRSVRLLGDGAINNAQPNGEAPPEGPPAQDAPAAAEPEPFEGGDGEGLDAGAGDTDWSNAGSGKGPDDDDSRPQLEASHRSLREHLMEQMRVTVLEPRDRGLVELIIDALDDNGYLEEGLEEIHARLPEELEIEADELRTALKLLQSFDPAGIGARNASECLALQIRRMSGVPLVTRRMALCIVEKHLQWFAQRDFNKLKKALDCDDEDLREAQAVIRQCNPHPGAAFAADVSDYVVPDVVVKRGRNGWIVTLNNDVMPRLRVNALYASLLKQGKGETQMNAQLQEAKWLIKNMRQRFDTILRVAQAIVERQKNFFSHGAVAMRPLVLREIADTLGLHESTISRVTTQKYMLTPHGMFELKYFFGSHVATEAGGEASSTAIRALIVQFTGAEDPKNPLSDSKIADMLGEQGMVIARRTVAKYREALKIPPVSLRKSL
- the hpf gene encoding ribosome hibernation-promoting factor, HPF/YfiA family; translated protein: MNLTISGHHIDVTPAIREYVQSKLERVRRHFDQLIDVSVILSVDNLTEKEKRQKAEINLRMSGKTVFVESVAHDLYAAIDTLIDKLDRQVMKHKDKVQNHNHETIKHLSENESAGESEIPAPAA